The following DNA comes from Streptomyces pristinaespiralis.
TCGGTCAACGCCGGGTACCACTCCTGCAGCTGGAGGCTGATCAGGTTGTCGCCGGCCTCGCCGAACACCTTGCTGGCCGAGGCCAGACCGGGCGAGAGGGCCATACCCTCGGTGGCGTCCATGACACAGGTCAGGGACTTGACCTTGGTGGCGAAGTTCTGCGCGTGCTTCTTGGAGAGCATGATGCGCAGCAGCTCCATGCCGCCGGCCGGGTTCTTGCCCTTGGAGGCGACGATGTACGGCTCGCTCGGCTCGCCGCGCAGGGTGCCGTGCGGCATCTTGTCGCCGGTGCCGTCGAAGAGCGCGCCGACCGCCATGCCGAAGTCCTTCGGCGTGGTGGGGGCGGACTCGTTCTCGACCCAGGAGCCGTTCGGGAGGAAGACGGCCTTGCCCTTGTTCCAGGCGGTCTGCGACTGGATGTGGGTCAGGCCCTGGCTGCCCTCGAGGAAGTACTTCTTGGCCGCGAGCTCCTCGTAGTGCTCGACGACCTCCTTGACCGCGTCGTTGGAGGTCCAGGCGTTGGGCTCCAGGTTGTCGATCGCGATCCACTTCTCCATGCCGCCGATCTTGGCGATCTGGGCGAAGAGGTTGAAGTGGACGTAGTACGGATACTTGCCCGGGTACGTCCAGGGGGCGATGCCGGCCTTCTTGATCTCGCCGCAGAGCTTGACCATCTCGTCGAGGGACTTGGGGTAGGCCCAGCCCTTGTCGTCGAGCAGCTTCTGGGAGTACCAGGTGCCGTAGATGGTGAAGGCGTAGTAGAGCACGTCGAACTTGTCGCCGTGCTTGCCCTTCTCGATGGTGCTCGGGTGGATGGTGTCCCTGACCTTCTTGGCCGGGTCGTCCATCGAGGCGGCGTCCAGCAGCACGGTCAGGTCCTGGAGCTGACCCTGGGTGGAGAGCTGGTTCATGTTGAGGTGGTCGGCGCCGGAGTTGTCGATGACGTCCGGCGGGTTGCCGCCCGCGAAGCGCGGGGTGAGCTTGGGGCCGACCTGCTGGGTGCCGGTGTGCTTGACCTCGGCGCCGTAGGTGGCCTTGTAGTCGGCCTCCGCGTCCTTGGCGTACTGGTCGCCGAGGCCGCCCTTGAAGATGAAGGCCTCGAGCGGGGCGCCCTGCTTGACACCGAGCGGGTTCTTCTCGCTCTTCTCGCCCCCAGGGGCCTTGGTCTCCTTGTCGGTGCCGCCACCGCCGGTGGCGCAGGCGGACAGGAAGCTCATCGTAGGAATCGTGAGCAGGCCGAGCGCGGCAGAACGCTTGATCAGGTTGCGACGGCCGACGCCCTCGTTGTGGGCGGAGGTGGATCCCATGCTCAAGTCCTCGCCTTCTCCAGGACTCAGGCGGTGTACCGGTCGCCCGTCCTTCTCGCCTCAGGCGAAGGGCCCCGCCACCGCGGTCAGTTGCTGTGTTTTCCCGAAGGGAAACCCAGTGAAGCTCCGGTCGTGCGGCTGACAGCGGGAACGGAGTAGCTGCGGCCGGCGGTCGCGTGCTCCGCACGTGTCCGCCGCCCCCGTCCCCCCTGGCCCGCTGCCTTACGAAACGGCTTTGCGGACGCCGACAGGTATAGTCCACTTCCCGCCGGGTGAGCAAGATCAAATGCAAGGTTGGACGCCCATCTTTCCCGAGTTGAGACCTCGCGGACACATGGACACCTAAAACGACCTTACGACCGCAGCATTCTTCGCGGAACGCCAGATTCCGTCCGGCACGCTCCGCCAACACCCTTGACACCGTAGGTCACTTACCTCCCTACTGGAGCCTGCGCCTCGCGCCTGACAACGTTGTCCAAACGCGACTTCCTCTGGAGGAAGACCCGGGATGCAGCCCAGAACAAGACCCCGGCCCAGAAAGATCAATCCCGTCACCCTCGTGGTGACCGCTTCCATGCTGGTGTTGACGGCGCCTTCCGCCGCCATCGCCCTTCCCTCGGAGCCCGGACAATCGACGTCGCCCGGCCGGGAATTCAGATCGTCCTTCGAATCGGACGAAGCCCAGCCGGACTGGCGTAATACCGTTGAAGTCGGCACCGACGGAAAGAAGCGGTCATCGGGTGTCGACGGCGGCTTCTCCAGCGGAATACCGGGCAATGTCACCGACAAGGTGATCGACCTGCGGGCCAGCGACGAGAACACCGGCGGCGGCGAGACCAAGGAGAATCTGGTCGACCTGCTCCCGAGCAGCAAGTGGCTGGGCTTCGAGCCGACCGCCTGGATCGAGTTCGACACCGACGAGCCGGTCAAGGTCTCCACCTACGCCCTGACGTCCGCCAACGACTTCGCCTCGCGCGACCCCAGGGACTGGACCCTGAAGGGGTCCGCCGACGGGGAGAACTGGACGGTCCTGGACAGCCGTTCCGGTGAGACCTTCGCCGAGCGCTTCCAGACCAGGACCTTCGACATCGGCGCCCCCTCCGAGGTGACGGCCTACGCCCACTACCGGCTGGAGATCACGAAGAACAACGGTGCGTCCGACGCCACCCAGCTGGCGGACGTGCAGTTCTCCAACGGTGACACCAGCACCCCCGTCCCCGACGACATGCGCAGCCAGGTCGACCGCGGCCCCAGCGGCTCCCCCACCGCCAAGGCCGGCGCGGGCTTCACCGGCAAGCGCGCCCTGAAGTACGCCGGCACCCACAAGCCTGACGGCAGGGCCTACTCGTACAACAAGGTCTTCGACGTCGATGTCGCCGTGCGCCGCGACACCGAGCTGTCGTACAAGGTCTTCCCCGCCATGGCGGAGACGGACCTGAACTACCCCGCCACGAACGTGTCGGTCGATCTCGCCTTCACCGACGGCACCTACCTGAGCGATCTGGGGGCCACGGACTCGCACGGCGGACTCCTCACCCCGGCGGGCCAGGGCGCCGCGAAGCGCCTCTACGTCAACCAGTGGAACGCCGTCGCCTCCGGCATCGGCACGGTCGCGGCCGGCAAGACCGTCGACCGGATCCTGGTGGCCTACGACTCCCCCAAGGGTCCCGCGAAGTTCCAGGGCTGGATCGACGACGTCACCCTCGCGCCCAAGGCGCCGGAGAAGCGGCTCGAGCACCTCTCGGACTACGCCTCCACCACCCGCGGCACCAACTCCAGCGGTTCGTTCTCCCGGGGCAACACCTTCCCCGCCACCGCGGTCCCGCACGGCTTCAACTTCTGGACGCCGGTCACCAACTCCGAGTCCAAGAGCTGGCTGTACGAGTACTCCCGCGGCAACAACGCGGACAACCTGCCCACCGTCCAGGCCTTCAGCACCAGCCACGAGCCCAGCCCCTGGATGGGTGACCGGCAGACGTTCCAGGTGATGCCGTCGGCGGCAGAGGGCACCCCGGACACCTCGCGCGAGGCCAGGGCCCTGCCCTTCCGGCACGAGAAGGAGACGGCCAGGCCGCACTACTACGGCGTCACCTTCGAGAACGGCCTCAAGGCCGAGATGACGCCGACCGACCACGCGGCGATGATGCGCTTCACCTACCCCGGTGACGACGCGAGCGTCATATTCGACAACGTCACCAAGGAGGGCGGCCTCACCCTCGACGCCGCGACCCGCTCCTTCACCGGTTACTCGGACGTCAAGAGCGGCCTGTCCACGGGCGCCACACGGCTGTTCGTGTACGGCGTCTTCGACGCGCCGGTGACCGACTCGGCCTCCGAGGGCGTCACCGGGCGGCTCCGCTTCGACGCCGGTGACGACCGCACCGTCAATCTGCGGATGGCGACCTCGCTGATCAGCGTGGACCAGGCGAAGAAGAACCTCGCCGACGAGATCCCGGCCGGGACCCGCTTCGAGAAGGTCCGGGGCAAGGCGCAGGACGCCTGGGACGACATCCTCGGCAAGGTCGAGGTCGAGGGCGCGACCCGCGACCAGCTGGTCACGCTCTACTCCAGCCTCTACCGGCTCTACCTCTACCCGAACTCGGGCTTCGAGAACACCGGTACCAAGAAGCGCCCGGAGTACCGGTACGCGAGCCCGTTCTCGCCGATGACCGGCCCCGACACCCCGACCCGTACCGGCGCGAAGATCGTCGACGGGAAGGTGTACGTCAACAACGGCTTCTGGGACACCTACCGCACGACCTGGCCGGCCTACTCCTTCCTCACCCCGAAGAAGGCCGGCGAGCTGGTCGACGGCTTCGTCCAGCAGTACAAGGACGGCGGCTGGATCTCCCGCTGGTCCTCCCCCGGTTACGCGGACCTGATGACCGGCACCAGCTCCGACGTGGCGTTCGCCGACGCGTACGTCAAGGGTGTCGACTTCGACGCGGAAGCCGCCTACGAGGCGGCGCTGAAGAACGCGACCGTCGTCCCGCCGGCCTCCGGCGTGGGCCGCAAGGGCATGGAGACCTCGCCGTTCCTCGGCTACGCCTCCACCTCCACCCACGAGGGCCTGTCCTGGTCGCTGGAGGGCTACCTCAACGACTACGGCATCGCCGAGATGGGCGAGGCCCTCTACAAGAAGACGAAGAAGGCCCGCTACAAGGAGGAGTCGGAGTACTTCCGCAACCGGGCCCAGGGCTACGTCTCCCTCTTCGACTCCGAGGCCGGCTTCTTCCAGGGCCGGAACCTCAAGGGCGACTGGCGGGTGGAGAGCTCCAAGTACGACCCGCGGATCTGGGGTTACGACTACACCGAGACCAACGGCTGGGGCTACGCCTTCACCGCTCCGCAGGACTCCCGCGGACTGGCGAACCTGTACGGCGGCCGCTCGGGCCTCGGCGAGAAGCTCGACACCTACTTCGCCACGCCGGAGACGGCGTCGCCCGAGTTCGTCGGGTCGTACGGCTCCGTCATCCATGAGATGACCGAGGCGCGCGACGTGCGGATGGGCATGTACGGCCACTCCAACCAGGTCGCCCACCACGCCACGTACATGTACAACGCGGCCTCCCAGCCGTGGAAGACCCAGGAGAAGGTCCGTGAGGTCCTCTCCCGCCTCTACACCGGCAGCGAGATCGGGCAGGGTTACCACGGCGACGAGGACAACGGCGAGCAGTCGGCCTGGTACCTCTTCTCCGCGCTCGGCTTCTACCCGCTGGTGATGGGCTCCGGCGAGTACGCCATCGGCTCGCCCCTGTTCACCAAGGCGACCGTGCACCTGGAGAACGGGCGTGAACTGGTCGTGAAGGCCCCGAAGAACAGCGCGAAGAACATCTACGTGCAGGGCCTGAAGGTCAACGGCAAGAAGTGGAACTCCACGGCCCTGCCGCACGAGGCGATCGCCGAGGGCGGCGAGATCGAGTTCGCGATGGGCCCGAAGCCGTCCGCGTGGGGCACCGGGAAGGACGCGGCGCCCGTCTCCATCACCCAGGACGACGAGACGCCCACGCCGCGGCACGACGTGATCCCGGCCGGCGGCCCGCTGTTCGACAACACCTCGGCGACCACGTCCGCGTTCACCTCGGTGGACCTTCCGGTGACGGCCGGGACCCGCGCGGTGCAGTACACGCTCACCTCCGCGGCGAAGGACAAGGCGCCGACGGGCTGGGTGCTGCAGGGTTCGGCCGACGGACAGTCGTGGACGGATCTCGACAAGCGGTCGGGGCAGTCGTTCGACTGGGACCGGCAGACGCGCGTCTTCGGCGTGGCCGATCCTGGTTCGTACCGGCACTACCGGCTGGTCGCCACGGGTGAGGTGACGCTCGCGGAAGTGGAGCTGCTGAGCTGAACCCGCACCACCTCGACGGGCCGCACTCCCCCAGGGAGTGCGGCCCGTTCGCGTCGAGGAGCCGGCGACGGCGGGCGGGCGGCCGCGGGAGCGCTATCCGGCTGTAGCAATTCCGGTACACGAAAACGAATTAGACCCGTGAAGGTTGTGTGGAAAGATCGGGACGAAAGCCTGGCCTGCCCCGATCGAGCGGCGGGCCACTTCTTCGACACACCCTTATGGAGACCTACGTGGCCGAACTCTCTGGCCTCAAGCGCGGCCGGACACGTGCCCGCCTCGCTGCCGCGGCGACCGCTGCCGCGCTGCTCATCACCGGAATCGGCGCCGGCTCCGCGTCCGCCGCCGACCCCGCCCCGTCCGCGACCTCCGTGGGCGGAGCCGGCGCGGCCGGCACCTTCGGGACGCAGGCCGCCCCGACGCCGATCAA
Coding sequences within:
- a CDS encoding GH92 family glycosyl hydrolase, whose amino-acid sequence is MQPRTRPRPRKINPVTLVVTASMLVLTAPSAAIALPSEPGQSTSPGREFRSSFESDEAQPDWRNTVEVGTDGKKRSSGVDGGFSSGIPGNVTDKVIDLRASDENTGGGETKENLVDLLPSSKWLGFEPTAWIEFDTDEPVKVSTYALTSANDFASRDPRDWTLKGSADGENWTVLDSRSGETFAERFQTRTFDIGAPSEVTAYAHYRLEITKNNGASDATQLADVQFSNGDTSTPVPDDMRSQVDRGPSGSPTAKAGAGFTGKRALKYAGTHKPDGRAYSYNKVFDVDVAVRRDTELSYKVFPAMAETDLNYPATNVSVDLAFTDGTYLSDLGATDSHGGLLTPAGQGAAKRLYVNQWNAVASGIGTVAAGKTVDRILVAYDSPKGPAKFQGWIDDVTLAPKAPEKRLEHLSDYASTTRGTNSSGSFSRGNTFPATAVPHGFNFWTPVTNSESKSWLYEYSRGNNADNLPTVQAFSTSHEPSPWMGDRQTFQVMPSAAEGTPDTSREARALPFRHEKETARPHYYGVTFENGLKAEMTPTDHAAMMRFTYPGDDASVIFDNVTKEGGLTLDAATRSFTGYSDVKSGLSTGATRLFVYGVFDAPVTDSASEGVTGRLRFDAGDDRTVNLRMATSLISVDQAKKNLADEIPAGTRFEKVRGKAQDAWDDILGKVEVEGATRDQLVTLYSSLYRLYLYPNSGFENTGTKKRPEYRYASPFSPMTGPDTPTRTGAKIVDGKVYVNNGFWDTYRTTWPAYSFLTPKKAGELVDGFVQQYKDGGWISRWSSPGYADLMTGTSSDVAFADAYVKGVDFDAEAAYEAALKNATVVPPASGVGRKGMETSPFLGYASTSTHEGLSWSLEGYLNDYGIAEMGEALYKKTKKARYKEESEYFRNRAQGYVSLFDSEAGFFQGRNLKGDWRVESSKYDPRIWGYDYTETNGWGYAFTAPQDSRGLANLYGGRSGLGEKLDTYFATPETASPEFVGSYGSVIHEMTEARDVRMGMYGHSNQVAHHATYMYNAASQPWKTQEKVREVLSRLYTGSEIGQGYHGDEDNGEQSAWYLFSALGFYPLVMGSGEYAIGSPLFTKATVHLENGRELVVKAPKNSAKNIYVQGLKVNGKKWNSTALPHEAIAEGGEIEFAMGPKPSAWGTGKDAAPVSITQDDETPTPRHDVIPAGGPLFDNTSATTSAFTSVDLPVTAGTRAVQYTLTSAAKDKAPTGWVLQGSADGQSWTDLDKRSGQSFDWDRQTRVFGVADPGSYRHYRLVATGEVTLAEVELLS
- the ngcE gene encoding N-acetylglucosamine/diacetylchitobiose ABC transporter substrate-binding protein, which produces MGSTSAHNEGVGRRNLIKRSAALGLLTIPTMSFLSACATGGGGTDKETKAPGGEKSEKNPLGVKQGAPLEAFIFKGGLGDQYAKDAEADYKATYGAEVKHTGTQQVGPKLTPRFAGGNPPDVIDNSGADHLNMNQLSTQGQLQDLTVLLDAASMDDPAKKVRDTIHPSTIEKGKHGDKFDVLYYAFTIYGTWYSQKLLDDKGWAYPKSLDEMVKLCGEIKKAGIAPWTYPGKYPYYVHFNLFAQIAKIGGMEKWIAIDNLEPNAWTSNDAVKEVVEHYEELAAKKYFLEGSQGLTHIQSQTAWNKGKAVFLPNGSWVENESAPTTPKDFGMAVGALFDGTGDKMPHGTLRGEPSEPYIVASKGKNPAGGMELLRIMLSKKHAQNFATKVKSLTCVMDATEGMALSPGLASASKVFGEAGDNLISLQLQEWYPALTDEKIGGLTGQLLTGELKAADWIKKTQAEADKVAKDDSVTKFKRSA